A segment of the Sphingobacterium oryzagri genome:
GTAAATGGCATCGACCAATTGGTTTCTACTTTTTTGAAGATCGGACACAAACTGGTATTCGTCGTTATTAATAATAGACGATATTTTAGTGGAGATCACATTGGTGAGCAGCGCCAGGTTTTCGCAATCTTCAAAACTTAAGTTAAAGACTGTGCTATGGTTGCAAGAAATCAATCCCCAAAGTTTCCCGTTGTGGATAACGCGCAGCGACATAGAAGCCATTACTTGCATATTGGTCATGTACTCCAGGTGAACATCAGCCACACCGCGAAGAAAGCAAGATGAAAGATCGCTGAAAGAGTTGGTCAGCGGATTGATGACCGGATATAGGCGTGCGGCTTGATAATCCCTGTTTGGAATAAGCCGAATAGGATTTTTCAAATACAATTCGCGCGCCTGTTTTGGAACATCAGAAGCCGGAAAAGTAACGCCCAAATAAGGTTCCAGCGATTCGCTCTTCAGCTCGGAAATAACCGTTCCGTTCCAGGCTGCATCAAATTTATACATCATCACGCCATCGATGCCGAGCAATTTCTTCAACTCGGATACGACAAGATCGCAGGTTTCCTGGAGGGCCGTTGTCGTTTCCAATGCCGATACCAACTCGCGCACCTGCTGTAAACCGCCGAATTTACTTTTTATTTGCACGTCATCTACCTGCATTTCAAGTAAATAGTAAAGCTCGTGCGCGCTTACTAAGGTCATTAAGGGCTTTTCATTAACTGTCAAAGACAACACGGCCTTCTTTTTGATGGCTTGTGCAAATGTTTCTTCCAGATCCGTCAAATCTCGTCCCGTCAGCTCAGTAAGTGTCGTATCCAGTAGCTCTTGCAAGCTGCATCCAAGATAATCTACACTGTTTACGCTAGCCTGAATAATGGATAAATTTTTTTTATCCAGTAAGATGATAGCGCCGTGCGGTTGGATGGTATTGATATGGTGAATAGGAAGGTTTCCACAAAATTCCGAATCAAAATTCGTTGCCTGCATAAATGTTGTCTTTGTAATGTAAGGTGCCCACAGGCGCAAAATAGTAAAAATGTATCGATACATCAAATGCGTGGTTAATGTTCAGAATTAACACGATCATTTCACGTACATTTAGCGCCTTTTAAATTATTTTTTTGCGATGACAAAGGCATTTAGTTCGTGCATCATCCCATCTTCAAATCGCCAAACGTCGCAGTAGGCGAAGCTTTCCATTTTTCCATCTTCGTCGGTCAGACGGATGGTTCCGATAGCTGTCAGCCAGTCTCCTTCCGCGATAAGTTCGTCTACCTCTATTTGCGGAGGCACTTTATAAGCTTGTTGCATATAGGCGCGTACAGCATCTTTTCCGACTAATTTCTGCTCGCCGACAAAGGTCCAAACCGTGTCTGCTGTACAATACGACAAGAACGCTTCAATGGCGCCCTGAGCCACGGCGGCGTTGGCCTGAAGCAAGGTGTGTTTGTGCTGTTCGCTCATTAGTTTCTGTAATTATAGGTATGTTTTCTTTACTAAAATTTGCTTATTTACGCACGACCTCTTCGCCGTATAACGCGGGTAAAGGGTCTGATTGCCAATACGATTTGCTGTCCACTTCCATAATAGAAAGTCTGCCCATATGCCTTGCGCCCGTATCCAGATTGGTGATATGAAAGGCCGTCATGGGGTAATCGATTCCCCATTTTGTGGTGGCCGTATGGCCGATAAAGATTTCAGCGAATGGTTGTTCTTCACCTTGTTGGCCGCCGGGATATTGCTGATCGTGCGCAGCAAGGCTATCTAACCAAAGGCTGCGATCGAAGTAATAATTTTCCTCAGCTTGTCCGTAAAAGTTCTGTTTTGGATCATAGCCCGCGTGCACAAAAAGACGTTGCTTATCATCGATATAATACAATCGTTGCCTGTTAAAAAATTGCCGATGCGATAGCGGAAGATCATCTGGTATGAGTGAGGTTTGAAAGCCGTCCATGGTTGTGCTATACGTGCCATCAGGCTTTACATGTTGCAAATAGGAAACGACTGTGGCGAGTCCGCCATGATTCCAGACGCGCGGATGCTCCCCTGTATGCAAAAACTCGTTAAACCACACGTCGTGGTTTCCCTTTATGGCGATCAGGTTTTTTATTTTCAAAAGCTCTTCTACGCACTCGTATACTTCCTCCGTTCCGTCCACGATATCTCCCAACTGAATTAAGGTATCTTGCGCATAGTCGAAGCCTGCACGTTGCAAACATTGCCGCAAGGCTTTATGCGCACCGTGAATATCTCCCATAACAAATAACCGACCTGTCTGAACATCCATCCGTAAATATTTAAAGATGAACAACATTTGTATGCGCTATGTTTTCCAAAGTTTCATTTTTTGCTATTTTCTGATCAGTATTTGGACGCCTAGCGCTAGATTTGCTGCTTTGCTACGTGTCGGACAGCAATGAATCTATCGCTCAATCGCCTAAATTATACAAGAAAAAAGCGTTTTTGGCGGATTAGACACGGAAAAAGCCAAAAATGAAAAACGGTTTACGTGTGGTGAAGACGATGCTACCGTTGGTAGGAATGGATATTAACTTTCCGCGTAGAAGTAGAAATAGAAGTAGAAATAGAAGTAGATGAGCGATCGCTCAATTCCTGTCGAAGATACGCGCTGCTGCATTGGAGGCAGCAATAGCGACAAATACCACAATAACAAACAGCTCCGAATACATCAACAAGTATGTTATTCGGAGCTGTTATATCACGACCGTTACGCAACATAATCGGTCGTGGCCACATTTTAGCTTGGCTGCGCAGCCTAGTAGCCCTCTGGCGGACTGCCAGCAACAATTGGCCAACCCGGATTTTGGTAAATAACGGAGCCTGCCAGATCTGCCGAAGTGGACGTTAACTGAAAATGTTCTACGGCTATCGGCGATAAATAGTGCGCCATGGCAAACTTCACGCCTGCATAAGACAGTTGATTACTACGAATTTCTAAAGGACGTAAATACAGGCTCAATGCAGGGTCGGACACGACGGACTGCTCGCTGTTTGCTCCATATTTAAGTTGATCTGCAGTATACCAATCTTGCATGGGCCCCCAAAGTTTAAAACCTTCAAAATGGGCAGCCGTGTTAATCAGCTGATCCATCGATCGCCAACGTTTTAAATCCATCAAGCGCAGTCCTTCGGCCATTAACTCATTTCTGCGCTCGCGTCGGATGTTATACAAGGTTGGCGAAATCGGCGTTCCGGCAGAATAACTCCCCCAATCTGCCGATTCCTTGCTCATCTCGGTTGCAGCAATACTGATAGCATAGTCAGGCGCTACCTTTGCCCGCGTACGAATCGCTCGCCAATAGGCCTGTGCTTTTGCATCCAGGTTGTTATTCCGTTCGTAACAGGCTTCTATATAATTCAGGTAAGCCTCGCTTGCGCGAAACGTCACGCTTCCGGTGAAAGCACTTCCATTCTGCGTTTGTAAACCATCGTACGAAATTCCCTTTCGGATGCTGTATCCGGTGGTGTAGCGACGCTCCCAATCGGTTTCATAGACTGTGGGCGTGGGTTCAACCAGCGTAAAGTGCGTTCCTGAGCCAATATTGACCAAAACGTTGCGTTGTCCGGGTTGTTTTAAAAACAGTTGCAATCTACCGTCACGGTTGCTGCGTACATCTTCAATATAATTGTCGCCTTGGTATCCGCTTCCGCTAGCATAAATGGGCAAACCATTCTCCATCAGGAAACTTTCCACCAAACTGCGTGTCAAGCCGACTGCGTAGTTGCCGCGTTGCGCATACACGGGAACATTATGCGTAACCAAGCTTTGATTGTATTGTCGCCACAGCAGTACCTCGCTGTAGCCAGCCATATCCACCGCTCCAAACATACTGAAATAAGGATTTTCGTTGTTGCCCGACTCGATAATGCCGGTATTATTAACCAGTTGTACATCATCTGCAACGGCTGCTGCCGCCTCCATAGCTTGTTCGAGAAAAAATGCCACTTCGCCATCGATACTGCCCGTCGGGAAGCTGTATGTGCTGTTGTAATCTTTTGTTGCACCTGGCCATGCTGGTCCGTTTGGAACAAAGGCTGTTCCTTTAAAATATTTCAACCAGGTACCTTCATAGAGTGCCACGCGTGATTTGAAAAGTTGCGCTACGCGGCGTGACAGCCGTTGTTTGCGTCCATCAGGTGAGCTTGTTCGCAGCAAGGATATTGCCGAGTCCAGGTCAGCCAAGATAAAACGAGCAACTTCATTTCTTGGCGCACGTTTACTCGTTTCTATAAGCATTTGTGCATCGCCGTCATTCATCACGTTTTTGATGATCGGGAAATCGCCTAAAGCTTGTAGCTTGACAAAGTAAGCTGCTGCACGCAGGAAGTAAGCCTCCCCTATATAGTGCGTAATGTTTTCTGAATTGCCGATCAAGCGGTTTTCTTGCCATTTGGGCACCACCGTATTGATAAAATAATTCATCTGAAAGATATTGGTAAAGCTCCAGTCTCCACCGGCCGCGTCTACCCGCCACTGACCAGGTATATAGCGATTGTCTAACGTGGGAATGACCATATTGTCAGTATTTCCATCTGTACCAAAAGTTCCGAAAGACCAATTGCCATGCGAAGGCAAAAGATCGGTGTAGCGCGCTATCGTATAGGCCGCGAGCTGCGATTCCTCATCCAGATAAGCTTCCGGAATAATTTGGGAGGGCGGAGCAATGTCGAGGTATTTATCGCAAGCAAACAAACTCAGCAACAGTATGGCTGCCAGTGCACTTTTTATGATTAAATTATATATAAATTTCATGATATTGTCTTTTAAAATGTAACACTTAGTCCTGCAGACCATACTTTCGTTAGCGGATAAACCGTGCCGCTGCTTCCGCCATCGATTGTTTCGGGATCAAACATGCCTGCCACGTTAGAACCGGTCCACAGATTTTCACCAGAAACATAAATCCGTAATTTCGTAATTCCAAATCGGTTGCTAAGCAACGACGGCAAGCTGTAGCCCAATTGCAAATTTTTCAGACGTATATAAGCTGCATTCTGTAGGTAACGTGATTGTGTTTGTTGATTTTTGCTGGTGTTAAATACCGGTCTGGGATAATAAGCATCCGGATTGGCGCCCAAGGCATTTCCTTCTTCCCTAAAATAATCAAGATGATCTACCAAACCTGTGGACCACCATTTAGTCGAGGTCGCGCCCCAGAAATAGTAACCGCCTTGCCAAATATCGCGTTGCATAACACCTTGAAAGAATACGCTCATATCAAAGTTTTTATAGTTTGCATCGAGATTTAACCCAAAGGTGTATCGTGGTGTATTATTGCCAATGATCACCGCGTCACCAGGGTTTGACTCGGTATTCGCTCCCCAATCGATCTTCCCATCGCCGTTAACATCTTTATACATAATATCGCCAGCTCCCCATTGTGCGCCCAGCGCAGTTTGTCCGCCGTTTGGTAATGTTGCCAGGTGTGCATCCATTTCTTGCTGCGTTTTGGCGATGCCAAGCGTTTCCAATCCCCAAATCTCGCCCAAACGTTGTCCTTCTCGATAGGTGCTGATGCTTCCTAAAACGTTTGGATAGCGGGTTACCGTTGTTACATAATCGGCGATCAAAAACTTCATGCCATAGCCAAATTCACCGGCCGTTTTGTCTGCCCAACCTAAGGTCGCTTCAAAGCCGCGCGTCTTCAGATTAGTATTGTTAGTTTGCGGTACAGCCGTTCCCAACGTTGCTGGCAATTGCGGCGCTGGCCCCACCATATTGTATGTACGACGGTCAAATACTTCAAAAGATCCGGTCAGCCTATTTTGCATGAACGCAAAATCAACGCCCAGATTGCTGGTATTGATCGATTCCCAGGTAAGCAATGAGCTGACTAATCCTGGTGCCGAAGCCGTATTAGGTCGCGCATTGTTAATCAGCCAACTGCCATTCGCCGTGCCTGTGGGTTGTACAACGTAGGTCGGATACCACATATTGGTGTTTTGATTGCCCAATTCGCCGTATGAAGCCCGGATTTTTAAGAGATCGATAAAAGCAACATCTGCTAAAAACTCTTCTTTTGCCATGTTCCAACCTGCGGATATCGACGGAAATAATCCCCAACGGCTGCCGCTTCTAAATCGCGAAGAACCGTCGTAACGCAAATTTCCCTCCAGTAGATATTTCTCCTGAAAATCATAGTTCAATCGACCAAAGAAACCTGCTGTCGCCCAATTTTGGTATTCTCCTGTAACCGACGGCACGACGGGATTTCCGTTTATATCCGTCCCTGAGGCGAGGTTAATCACCGGCTGATTGGGGATAATGATACCATCCCGTTGCACCGATAAATTTCGGTATGCGGTATTTTCCACTTGAAAGCCGCCCATGATTTTCGCATGATGTTTTCCCCAAGTATTTTCATACTCGGAGTAAATATTAATATTGTAATAGTTTTCTTTCCAACCAAACTCGTACACGTTGGATGTGTTTTTATACAAGTAAGGATCGCCATTTACGTCATGGTTGTACAACCGTTGCGAATCCCAGTGCCTAAACTGGGTTGAGGTGCGATAGTTGACATTTGCATGCGTTCGCCAGCCTTTAATTGGCTCCAGCGTAAGTTGTAGTTGCTGGTAAATAAAGTCTTTTGTCGAATTATCATTTCCACCGTCACGCATACCTAAAGCTGGTGCGGGCGAGCTAAAGAGAAAACCATTCGGATCGTAAAGCGGTAGCGTAGGCCAGCCTTGCCGGCCAAGATCATCGTAAAAAGTGTTCGTTAGATTCGCTGGTCGCTCAAAATCCTCGCGTATCAGGCGGGCGCTATACCCTAGTCTGATATAATCGGAAAGACGAGAATCGATTTTTGCAGAAACAGCATAACGGTCGTAATGATCGGTGTTGAAGGCCATTAAGCCTTGCTGCTTCATAAAATTACCCGAAAGGTAAAAAGTGGTCTTCTCCGTGCCGCCGTTGAGGCTCAGGTTATGCTCCTGCGAAAATGCACGGTCACGATACATCACATCAAACCAATCGATGTTATCGTTACCATAGGCATATCCTTCTGCCCAATACCGCGCATTGTTGGGATCGACCAATGTGGATGCCGTAATTACGCCATTTTGATAATCTAATATACGTTGCAGATGTGCTTCAGAAAAGTGCGGTGCACCATTGCCATTGATATCTGCCTGATTAAAGTATTGGGCAAACGTATACGAATCCATCATTTTAGGCATTAAGGTTGGACTATTTTGTCGCAAACTATTATTGTAATTTACAGACGTACGTCCGGCTTTACCCGATTTTGTGGTTACCAAGATCACACCGAATGCGGCTCTTGATCCATAAATAGACGAAGCGCCAGCGTCTTTTAGAATGGAATAACTCTCGACATCTTGCGGATTAAGCGCGGCCAGGGAGCCTTCCGAACCGTCGATCAAGACCAGCGGTGCGGATGATGAAGTACCGATGGTGCCCACGCCGCGAATATTGATGCTTGGATTAGACTCTAAACTTCCCGAATTTTGTGCAATATTTAGTCCCGGCGCTTGCCCCTGCAACGCTTGAATCGCATTGCTTACCGGTCTGTTTTCCAGTTGCTTGGCATCCACTACGGCAACCGAACCCGTCAAATTCGTTTTCTTCTGCGTACCAAAACCGACAACGACGACTTCTTCCAAAGTGCCGCTCGTGGTCTCCAGATCGACATCCAAATTGATCGTGTTGTTTTTTACCGGGCCATATGATGCGAGGTTTATTTCTTTTGGGAGGTATCCGATGGATGAAAAAATGAGCGTGGCCGAAGAATCTACCTGGATCGCGTATATACCATTTTCATCGGTTACGCTCTGTGTGGTTCCTGCCTTCAGCTTGACCGTTACGCCACCAATCGCTACTTGCTTATGTGTTACGCGGCCCGTTATTTGAATGGTTTGCGCAAACGAACCAGCACTTAGCAAAAGGAAAATGGCGAACAGAAAAATTCGCTTCGTAAAATCTTCTTGAAATTTCATTGTACATAAAAATAGATAGTGATTAGCAAATCCAGCTTGCAGCTGGGGTGAATAGCATATTATTGATAAGCTTGTGCAAGGGCAATTGTCAAGCACTTAGCAAAACTCCATATTTATTCAGATGAAATAAGGTGTTTATCGGTCAATAAGAGGGGGTTAATCAACCAAATTAAGTTAGTCAGGTCGACGGATGAGCTTCTTAACGGCTTTCTGCCCAAATGCCAACGAATTTAAATCTCGGCTTACAAATCGTAAAACGTATCTCGAAAATATAAGAAATAAAGGCTTTTTTGTGACGCGCATGAGTGTGTTTGCACGGAAAAACAGAACCGATAAAGTCGTCCAATACATAGCGTTTCAAGCCATCGTGGACAAAAAAGAATTTCTGCTAAGCCATTTTGCTGGACCTCAGCGTTACCCGCTAATTAGGTATATGATTTTCATTTCTTTTTGGGATAAGGACTTTTTATTGAAGACTAATAGAAAGGAAAAGCCGGTTGTGGCATTGATGCGATCTTCGATGACACCGAGCGCAGGCAAACAAATTGGCGTGCAGACTAGAAAGCGTTATAAAAAATCGTGCAAGAATTTTTTATAACGCTTCCTCGCGCTTTGCCGGAGAGCATCCTGCGTTTTTTGTCACCGCCAAAAAAATGAGCGGGTATCGTACTACGGCTGTATGATGACAATCTAAGCGACACCAGATTGTTTGCCAATCTGAAGACCATAAACACGAGGTGCTGTGCCAAAACACTTTTGAAAATCCCGGGAAAAGTTCGACTGCGCAGTATAGCCTACCATAGCGGCTATTTGCGTAATATTATACTTCTTCGACGTCAGCAATTCTGCTGCTCGCTTCAATTTAGCCATATGAATCAGTTCATTGGGCGTGCTCTCAGTATACTGCTTAACTTTCCGGTAAAGCGTAGGTCTGCTCATGTTGGTCAACTTGGCCAGCATATCGACCGTAAGATCTATTTCCGAAATATGCTCTTCAATCAACGTTTGGAGCGATGCCATAAAATGATCTTGCGTTTTGGCTTTTTCGGTAACGGCATCCATGCGAAGGGCATCGGTAACATAAGCGCTTACCAATTGTCTACTTCTCAACAAATTTGCCATCTGTAGCATCAGCAGCGCCATAGAAAGAGGCTTCTCGGTATAGGCATCCGCCCCATACATCAGTCCTTGTACTTTGGCTTCCGGACAGGCGGGATCGGTCAGCAAAACAACGGGAATATGGCTATACAAACGGTTTGACTTAATATGCTTGCACAAGCTTAATCCATCTGCCGTAGGCAATCCAGCCGCAGCCAACACCAGCTGCACATTTTCCTGTGCTAAAAACTGCATAGCTTCGGTAGCGGTAGACGCCCGTAGCATGTCGTAATCTTGTTTCAGTGCTTTGTTAAGGTAAGCAACGGTTTCTTTATTTTCTTCCAGCAGTAATAGGACTGGCTTTACCGGCGCTTTCGTTGTTTCACGCGTTTGTTTATGTTTTTTTTGGAGAGGCGCTGCTGGCGACTCGTCTATCACGAGAAATATGCTCGAGGCAATTGTTTCTTGTTCGTTCCGTTCGTTACTTGCCGGCGTCCGCGCGTAGGCGGTAGGCACAGATTGTTGGCCGTCGTTACTAAATTCGACCGTAAACAAGGTATCATCTGTTTCCACGGGCAGGAGTTTAACGTCCACGCGGGCCTTTGCAGATTGAATATTATCACTGATGGAAGCATGAAATAGTTTACGCAAGGCTTCCCTATCTACACATGCTTTCAGTTGCACTTCAGGCAACGTTAGTTCGTAACGAATGTTTTTCTGTTTAGCTTGTGGTTCCAGTGCCCGAAACGTTTCGGCAAGCAAACCATTGATGTCGGTTTTCAAAAAGAATACGTTCATATTTTGGTCTTTTCGTTAAATTGTTTACGACCAGAATCAAGTCGGAAACATCTTCCTATGTTGATCTGATAATAAATTAAGGTTAGCTTATGTACTTTAATTGGCAGCTAATTTAGTAAAATGAATTAAAAAATCAACGGCTATTAATACGTTTCATAAAGCACTATTAACGTGCCAAAAAAGGCAAACGAACAGCAGATTGATAATTATTACAAAAAACATGAATATTGCGACCATTTACTGTTGCGTATTCATTTAATCTGCACGCTATATTTCAAAAATTGTAATTTTTTATTTGAGACGCTCTGATATAAAATTGAGACGCTGTGATTGATATGGAGCAAAAGATTTGCTGACATTTATCGTACTTAATACGACCAACTGTAAACATATGGCTAGCAACAAAAATTTGTGTATCCGAACGCCGGCTTCCCTTGTCGAAGCTTCCTATCTGCAGGCTTATGCAAACCTGCTGCTGTGTAGCGCTCTAGCGCCTCGCATTACTCGCTTTATCACACTAGATATAGCAGCCGAACAAAGCAGATTAACGTAGCTAAACTATGCGCTAACCAAGTAGCAACAGGCTAACTAACCTGCTACATTTTATCTATATGCGGCAGCGTTCTTTAGCGACAGCTTTTAATAAATAATCAATTTAAATCATCAATTTTTAAACTGTATGAAACACAAATTACTTGTACTAGGCGTCATGACGCTAACGCTACTACTTGTATTCCAGGCAACGTTTGCCCAACAAAAAAGAACGTTGACCGGGACCGTGGTAGACGAAACAGGAGCTCCACTTGCGGGTGCTACCGTAAAAGTGAAGGGCACAACGGTTGCGACAACCACCGATGAAACTGGCGCATTTACGCTGGAAGTAGCGGCTTCTGCGCAAACGTTGGAAGCGACGTACATCGGTTACGGACTGAAAGACGCTCCTATCGTCGGCAATCAGGTCAATATCCAATTGCAGCCAGACACCGAGCAAGACTTGGATGAAGTCGTCGTTATCGGTTATGGAACCGCGCGAAAGAAGGATTTGACCGGCGCTATGGTAACCATCCAGGAGAAGAATTTTAACAAAGGTATTATGACGAGTCCGGATCAATTGATTCAGGGTAAAACACCGGGCGTGATGGTGCTCAATAATACGGGCCAACCGGGTGGTGCGGCTACCGTGCGTATTCGCGGAAACTCGTCTATCCGTGCCAGCAACAATCCGTTATTTGTACTAGATGGTGTTCCGATGTCTGGAAACTCGCCCCTACCGGAAGGTCGCGGTGGTTTCTCTTCCGATCGCGGAAATCCGTTGACGTATCTTAATCCTACGGATATTGCCAGTATGGATATCTTGAAAGATGCATCGGCTACAGCAATTTATGGATCGCGTGGTGCTAACGGCGTAGTCATCATCACCACAAAAAAAGGTAAAGCTGGCACACCTGTAATTTCCTTGGGCGCTGCCGCGGGTATTTCCAGCATGCGTGAGTATCCGGATGTTCTCAGCGCTTCTGAATTTAGAGAAGCGTTAAATTACTATACGCCAAATGAAGTCGCTAATGCGGATTTCGGTGGAAACGAAGATGCATTTCGTGGTATTACGCGCGATGCCGTTACGCAAAATTATTACGGCGATGTGTCCGGTGGCACCGAGCACGGACGTTACCGTTTGTCAGGCGGATACTTGAACCAAAATGGCATCATTTTAGGCTCACAGTTGAAAAAGTATACCGGTAATTTTACAGGCAATTTCCGCTTTTTGGAAAACAAAAGACTGGGCTTGGATTTCTCTTTATTTGTGACGCAACTTGACAATCGTTATGCCCCGATCAATGCGACGGTAGGTTCCGAGGGTAACGTTATTTCACAAGCATTGCAGTGGAACCCCACGTTACCTTTGCGCGACGAACAAGGAAATCTCACGTTCGTCAGTACGACAACAAGAAACCCACTGACGAGTATTGAGGCCTTTAAGGATTTGGCTACAACCAATACGATGGTCGTCAATGTGTCGCCGTACTACAAAATTACCGACGATTTGGAATACCGCTTTACCTACAGCGCGATGCGACAAACTGGTAATCGCGAAGGCGTCTACAGAGCCGGTTTGATTGATCCATCGGCAGTCAATAATGAGCAGGCGTTCATTTCCAATAATGGGGAGACCAATCTTCAAATGACGCACACACTTTCGTATAATAAGCAGCTCAACGAAGATTGGAATATCAATGCCCTTGTGGGTTACGAATATTTGAATTATGATTACAAAAATAATATCTCCTTTGGCGGTGGTTTCCGGTATTTAGGGCTTGATTATTTTGATTATTTGCAATACTCGCCCGTTGCCACACGCGAAATTTCTTCGTATAGAAGTCCAACCAACCAGTTGCAATCGATGTTTGCGCGAGGTGGATTTAACTACTTAGATCGCTACCTGTTCACCGCGACCGTTCGTCGTGATGGATCGACAAAATTCGGATCCAACAACAAATATGCGATGTTTCCATCGTTTGCCGTGGCCTGGAATCTGGCCGAAGAGGAATTCTTAAAATCGAGTCCAATATTTACACAGTTGAAAGTTCGCTTAGGCTGGGGTAAAACTGGTAATCAGGAATTTCCTTCAGGCGCTTCTTTGAACCGCTTGGTGTTTAGCAATCAAAGTATTAGTCAGGCAAATTACGGTAATGATGATCTAAGATG
Coding sequences within it:
- a CDS encoding GAF domain-containing protein, producing the protein MYRYIFTILRLWAPYITKTTFMQATNFDSEFCGNLPIHHINTIQPHGAIILLDKKNLSIIQASVNSVDYLGCSLQELLDTTLTELTGRDLTDLEETFAQAIKKKAVLSLTVNEKPLMTLVSAHELYYLLEMQVDDVQIKSKFGGLQQVRELVSALETTTALQETCDLVVSELKKLLGIDGVMMYKFDAAWNGTVISELKSESLEPYLGVTFPASDVPKQARELYLKNPIRLIPNRDYQAARLYPVINPLTNSFSDLSSCFLRGVADVHLEYMTNMQVMASMSLRVIHNGKLWGLISCNHSTVFNLSFEDCENLALLTNVISTKISSIINNDEYQFVSDLQKSRNQLVDAIYKDGLVKGIFNTQVSVLDLFQGSGAVLYLKGKQHTAGDTPDSNFLDNLHLWLQAKDITQIYATHHLVGALEDAADFSEKASGMLVIPLAGAEANYLVCFRPEVVKTVEWGGNPHQAINFEADSSTYHPRHSFKIWLETVNQTSQPWHEQELQIASTIRSFLLEYKS
- a CDS encoding metallophosphoesterase, with translation MDVQTGRLFVMGDIHGAHKALRQCLQRAGFDYAQDTLIQLGDIVDGTEEVYECVEELLKIKNLIAIKGNHDVWFNEFLHTGEHPRVWNHGGLATVVSYLQHVKPDGTYSTTMDGFQTSLIPDDLPLSHRQFFNRQRLYYIDDKQRLFVHAGYDPKQNFYGQAEENYYFDRSLWLDSLAAHDQQYPGGQQGEEQPFAEIFIGHTATTKWGIDYPMTAFHITNLDTGARHMGRLSIMEVDSKSYWQSDPLPALYGEEVVRK
- a CDS encoding SusC/RagA family TonB-linked outer membrane protein, whose protein sequence is MKFQEDFTKRIFLFAIFLLLSAGSFAQTIQITGRVTHKQVAIGGVTVKLKAGTTQSVTDENGIYAIQVDSSATLIFSSIGYLPKEINLASYGPVKNNTINLDVDLETTSGTLEEVVVVGFGTQKKTNLTGSVAVVDAKQLENRPVSNAIQALQGQAPGLNIAQNSGSLESNPSINIRGVGTIGTSSSAPLVLIDGSEGSLAALNPQDVESYSILKDAGASSIYGSRAAFGVILVTTKSGKAGRTSVNYNNSLRQNSPTLMPKMMDSYTFAQYFNQADINGNGAPHFSEAHLQRILDYQNGVITASTLVDPNNARYWAEGYAYGNDNIDWFDVMYRDRAFSQEHNLSLNGGTEKTTFYLSGNFMKQQGLMAFNTDHYDRYAVSAKIDSRLSDYIRLGYSARLIREDFERPANLTNTFYDDLGRQGWPTLPLYDPNGFLFSSPAPALGMRDGGNDNSTKDFIYQQLQLTLEPIKGWRTHANVNYRTSTQFRHWDSQRLYNHDVNGDPYLYKNTSNVYEFGWKENYYNINIYSEYENTWGKHHAKIMGGFQVENTAYRNLSVQRDGIIIPNQPVINLASGTDINGNPVVPSVTGEYQNWATAGFFGRLNYDFQEKYLLEGNLRYDGSSRFRSGSRWGLFPSISAGWNMAKEEFLADVAFIDLLKIRASYGELGNQNTNMWYPTYVVQPTGTANGSWLINNARPNTASAPGLVSSLLTWESINTSNLGVDFAFMQNRLTGSFEVFDRRTYNMVGPAPQLPATLGTAVPQTNNTNLKTRGFEATLGWADKTAGEFGYGMKFLIADYVTTVTRYPNVLGSISTYREGQRLGEIWGLETLGIAKTQQEMDAHLATLPNGGQTALGAQWGAGDIMYKDVNGDGKIDWGANTESNPGDAVIIGNNTPRYTFGLNLDANYKNFDMSVFFQGVMQRDIWQGGYYFWGATSTKWWSTGLVDHLDYFREEGNALGANPDAYYPRPVFNTSKNQQTQSRYLQNAAYIRLKNLQLGYSLPSLLSNRFGITKLRIYVSGENLWTGSNVAGMFDPETIDGGSSGTVYPLTKVWSAGLSVTF
- a CDS encoding RagB/SusD family nutrient uptake outer membrane protein, with amino-acid sequence MKFIYNLIIKSALAAILLLSLFACDKYLDIAPPSQIIPEAYLDEESQLAAYTIARYTDLLPSHGNWSFGTFGTDGNTDNMVIPTLDNRYIPGQWRVDAAGGDWSFTNIFQMNYFINTVVPKWQENRLIGNSENITHYIGEAYFLRAAAYFVKLQALGDFPIIKNVMNDGDAQMLIETSKRAPRNEVARFILADLDSAISLLRTSSPDGRKQRLSRRVAQLFKSRVALYEGTWLKYFKGTAFVPNGPAWPGATKDYNSTYSFPTGSIDGEVAFFLEQAMEAAAAVADDVQLVNNTGIIESGNNENPYFSMFGAVDMAGYSEVLLWRQYNQSLVTHNVPVYAQRGNYAVGLTRSLVESFLMENGLPIYASGSGYQGDNYIEDVRSNRDGRLQLFLKQPGQRNVLVNIGSGTHFTLVEPTPTVYETDWERRYTTGYSIRKGISYDGLQTQNGSAFTGSVTFRASEAYLNYIEACYERNNNLDAKAQAYWRAIRTRAKVAPDYAISIAATEMSKESADWGSYSAGTPISPTLYNIRRERRNELMAEGLRLMDLKRWRSMDQLINTAAHFEGFKLWGPMQDWYTADQLKYGANSEQSVVSDPALSLYLRPLEIRSNQLSYAGVKFAMAHYLSPIAVEHFQLTSTSADLAGSVIYQNPGWPIVAGSPPEGY
- a CDS encoding nuclear transport factor 2 family protein encodes the protein MSEQHKHTLLQANAAVAQGAIEAFLSYCTADTVWTFVGEQKLVGKDAVRAYMQQAYKVPPQIEVDELIAEGDWLTAIGTIRLTDEDGKMESFAYCDVWRFEDGMMHELNAFVIAKK
- a CDS encoding response regulator transcription factor, encoding MNVFFLKTDINGLLAETFRALEPQAKQKNIRYELTLPEVQLKACVDREALRKLFHASISDNIQSAKARVDVKLLPVETDDTLFTVEFSNDGQQSVPTAYARTPASNERNEQETIASSIFLVIDESPAAPLQKKHKQTRETTKAPVKPVLLLLEENKETVAYLNKALKQDYDMLRASTATEAMQFLAQENVQLVLAAAGLPTADGLSLCKHIKSNRLYSHIPVVLLTDPACPEAKVQGLMYGADAYTEKPLSMALLMLQMANLLRSRQLVSAYVTDALRMDAVTEKAKTQDHFMASLQTLIEEHISEIDLTVDMLAKLTNMSRPTLYRKVKQYTESTPNELIHMAKLKRAAELLTSKKYNITQIAAMVGYTAQSNFSRDFQKCFGTAPRVYGLQIGKQSGVA